Genomic window (bacterium):
TATGCGTTATACGATCTGGCCACCCTGTTGTATCATTTTCTCAATGACAAGCAGAACGGGGAAAAGTATTACCGTCAGTTGTTGGCTGAATATCCGGACGATCCTCTGGCCGAGGTCGCGGCCTCTGTATTGGGCCAGAGCGTAGATCCACCGATCGAAGAAAAGCTGGCAAAAGCATCCACCTTACCAACAGAATACGAATTGTTGCAGAATTATCCCAATCCTTTCAATCCGGAAACAAGGATCCAGTTCACTTTGCCGGAGGCAGCGCAGGTAAGAATCGAGGTGATGAACGTATTAGGGCAACGCATCGCTGTTCTATGCGACGGATCCATGGCCGCTGGTTATCACACCGTGCGCTGGGATGGCCGAACTTTATCCGTAGAAAAGGCGAGCAGCGGCGTGTATTTCTGCCGCATGCAGGCGGGTGGTTTTATCAAGACGATCAAGATGATGCTGTTGCCGTGATGGTTTAATATGTAGGCGAGGAAATTCGGCAATAAAAAAGAGAATGTCATTGCGAGTCGTTAACCTCGGATAAGCGTTATTTCGGTAATAACCTTGCGAAGGTTCTTCCTCAGAGACTTGGTGCAATTTTAGCCGCCAAATGGTCTCAGAGAATAACCTTCGCAAGGTTGGATCGGATCATGTTATTAGAAGCAGTCAACGCCATCAGGCGCTTTTCCTTGAGGAACAAAGTCTTTTTAAGGAGCGCGGACGTCCCCGTCCGCGAAAAATCTGCAAGTACAAGCGAATGATAGATTTCCAAGCGCGTCAATCCGGCAAGGAGGCGGAAAGGGCGGTTATTTTTTGTAGACTGCGCAAAATTCTTGATCGCCCATTCATCTAGTGTCAATGGGCGGACCGACTTAAAAATTCTTCGTGCCGAACTAGGCGATGTTTCAAAACAGGCAAGTTGCTGATTGCTTTTATTTAATCTGGAATTTCCGGCAGGGCTTGATCGCGGACGTGGACGTCCGCGTCCCTAAAAAAGCATTTCGCTGTTCTGGTTTTCGTGCCGATGTTTGAGGACTGAAACAGAAATGAATATTTTTTCTCGGCGATCTCTGCGCCTCTGCGTTGAAGCAGAACAGATAAACCTGATCAACCGGGGATAGGATACACCCGGGCGATCTTATAGACTTTCGCAAACTCCTT
Coding sequences:
- a CDS encoding T9SS type A sorting domain-containing protein; this encodes YALYDLATLLYHFLNDKQNGEKYYRQLLAEYPDDPLAEVAASVLGQSVDPPIEEKLAKASTLPTEYELLQNYPNPFNPETRIQFTLPEAAQVRIEVMNVLGQRIAVLCDGSMAAGYHTVRWDGRTLSVEKASSGVYFCRMQAGGFIKTIKMMLLP